From the genome of Halomonas sp. I5-271120, one region includes:
- a CDS encoding amino acid ABC transporter ATP-binding protein produces the protein MTSSLHVTPSASSTLAVEARHLVKRYGDLEVLRDVSLEVPEGSVTSIIGASGSGKSTLLRCLNLLERPNLGELAIADEAIRFDRNPKGDVVGLDRRQLQRLRAKVSMVFQQFNLWPHFTVLGNVTEAPMRVKGLSRRRANALAEHYLERVGMADKRDSYPAYLSGGQQQRVAIARALAMEPRLLLFDEPTSALDPERVSEVLSVIRGLADEGRTMVLVTHEMAFARDVSDQVVFLDRGVVGVAGTPSDVFEDSDHERCRHFVAPTVC, from the coding sequence ATGACATCATCGCTACACGTCACTCCGTCGGCCTCTAGCACGCTAGCGGTAGAGGCCCGCCACCTCGTCAAGCGCTACGGCGACCTCGAGGTGCTGCGCGACGTCTCCCTCGAGGTCCCCGAGGGCAGCGTCACCTCCATCATCGGCGCCAGCGGATCGGGCAAGAGCACCCTGCTGCGCTGTCTCAACCTGCTGGAGCGCCCCAACCTCGGCGAACTGGCGATTGCCGATGAAGCCATTCGCTTCGACCGCAACCCCAAGGGCGACGTCGTCGGCCTCGACAGGCGCCAACTGCAGCGGCTGCGCGCCAAGGTCAGCATGGTCTTCCAGCAGTTCAACCTCTGGCCCCATTTCACGGTGCTTGGCAACGTCACCGAGGCCCCGATGCGGGTCAAGGGCCTGTCACGGCGTCGCGCCAATGCCCTCGCCGAACACTACCTGGAGCGGGTCGGCATGGCCGACAAACGCGACAGCTATCCGGCCTATCTTTCCGGCGGCCAGCAGCAGCGGGTAGCGATCGCCCGCGCGCTGGCCATGGAACCGCGGCTGCTGTTGTTCGATGAGCCGACGTCGGCGCTGGACCCGGAGCGGGTCAGCGAGGTACTCAGCGTCATCCGCGGCCTGGCCGACGAAGGACGCACCATGGTGCTGGTGACCCATGAGATGGCCTTCGCCCGAGATGTATCCGACCAGGTGGTATTTCTCGATCGCGGTGTCGTCGGCGTCGCCGGCACCCCGAGCGATGTCTTCGAGGACAGCGATCACGAGCGCTGTCGTCACTTCGTGGCACCGACCGTTTGCTAG